A region of the Leptospira noumeaensis genome:
AAATTCACGGAAGAACCAAGGGCAGGCAACCCCTTCTCTTCCCGATGGGTACGGATACCTGGGACAGTGGTTTTGACTTTTCTCCGCATGTAGGGAAACAAGCGGGTCATGGACACACAGGAGGGTGTGACAATGATTATCAATCACAACATCAGCGCGCTAGTTGCGAAACGAGCGCTCACAAACACGGGGCGCGACATGGACAAATCCATGGAGCACCTAGCAACAGGTATGCGAATCAACAGAGCAGGAGATGACTCTCTGGGATTTGCAGTGTCAGAAAAACTAAGATCACAAATTCGGGGCCTTGGCCAAGCAGAACGAAATACCCAGGATGGTATGTCGTTCATCCAAGTTACCGAAGGATCTTTAGACCAAGTAAACTCGATCTTACAGAGGTTACGCGAACTTTCCGTACAATCCTCAAACGGGATTTATTCTAACGAAGACAGAAAACTGGTTCAGTTAGAAGTATCTCAACTTGTGGAAGAAGTGGAAAGAATCGGAACTTCTGCTGAGTTTAACAAAATCAAACCATTGGATGGAAGGTTTTCTCGCGCTTCCAAAAATCCAATGACCTTACAAGTGGGTGCAAACGGTTCAGAGAAAATAGAACTCTACATCAATACGATGACAAGTTCTTCTCTCAAACTAAAAACAGCTGGAAACAAGTTGACCCTATCAACTCCGAATAAGGCTTCCGATTCACTCCAAGTTTTGGATGATGCGATCAACAAGGTCAACCGACTGAGATCGGATCTCGGAGCCTATTACAACCGATTGGATTTAACATTGAAATCACTGAGTAACAACTATGTGAACATTGTTTCCTCTGAATCGCAAGTAAGGGATGCGGATATGGCAACGGAAATGGTTGAGTATTCTAAAAACCAAATCCTTACCAAATCAGGTGTGGCTATGCTTGCACAAGCGAACCTCCGACCGGAATCCGTAGTAAAACTCCTCACGGACAGATACTAATCCGATCGAAAAGAAACGGAAATCCTCCTTGCAAACAGGGAGGATTTCTTCAAACTTTGTCCTTATACTTCACAACCGTGTAAGCGAGGACATTACGTTGAAACAAATCATCTCGGGACTTCTTTCCCTATCATTACTTTCCACAATCTCTTGTGGGTTATCAGAAAACACAAAAAGGCTAATTCTTAGTACTTCCATTGGATGTGGTGTGGGTCTTGCGCTTGGTGCGGTTTATGATGAATCACAAAGAAAAAAAGATACAAAAAACAAAAAGAACGATTTCCAAAGACAAATCAAAGAATCTTTGGCAATGGAAAAGAAAAAACCGCAAAACAAAGGTAAGATTGTTGGACTTGGTGCTGGTTGTTTGGCCGGTCTTGGAACTGGATTTTATCTCAATACTA
Encoded here:
- a CDS encoding flagellin, with the translated sequence MIINHNISALVAKRALTNTGRDMDKSMEHLATGMRINRAGDDSLGFAVSEKLRSQIRGLGQAERNTQDGMSFIQVTEGSLDQVNSILQRLRELSVQSSNGIYSNEDRKLVQLEVSQLVEEVERIGTSAEFNKIKPLDGRFSRASKNPMTLQVGANGSEKIELYINTMTSSSLKLKTAGNKLTLSTPNKASDSLQVLDDAINKVNRLRSDLGAYYNRLDLTLKSLSNNYVNIVSSESQVRDADMATEMVEYSKNQILTKSGVAMLAQANLRPESVVKLLTDRY